The Saccharomycodes ludwigii strain NBRC 1722 chromosome II, whole genome shotgun sequence genome window below encodes:
- the RTS3 gene encoding Rts3p (similar to Saccharomyces cerevisiae YGR161C | RTS3 | putative component of the protein phosphatase type 2A complex), with translation MLANNNPPNPEKKRSGGKSQISNNMPNHKPPLEITTSAPLSVTSINEKIIKGSPTTMDTTPPFCADLLNKERTTTYNNRSIRSTSNTRNNSNSSISAGSVTARRGRRRRSSIGASLAPTIITPNTKLHTTEQLINDMENEQDHIVVNLLREIENLKLENSELRAKLKNFYLCNGATIPLDAGVVNHSNYHFYYSSPYTSPVHSRRPSSSNASINSSSFNFNGNNNTNADALNTNNQSSKIGSFSSNGCTANTSRSNSVVSNNSNFFLLDTPASSNHAHSTTSSTTSASNNLYVGYNANGGSANGMKFSNTNSANINTFYSPNPGASTLNNINGSSCLHRKRHSIACIHAKEK, from the coding sequence ATGCTTGCTAACAATAATCCTCCAAATcctgaaaaaaagagatcAGGAGGCAAATCACAAATCTCTAACAATATGCCCAACCATAAACCACCATTAGAAATAACCACTTCTGCACCATTATCAGTGACAAGTATCAacgaaaaaataatcaaaggATCCCCAACAACAATGGACACAACGCCGCCATTTTGTgctgatttattaaataaagaaagaacTACCACCTATAACAATAGAAGCATTAGAAGCACTAGTAATACCAGAAACAATAGTAACAGTAGTATCAGCGCCGGCAGTGTCACTGCTAGAAggggaagaagaagaagaagctCTATTGGCGCCAGTCTTGCTCCTACCATTATTACTCCCAATACCAAACTTCACACCACAGAACAATTGATCAATGATATGGAGAATGAACAAGATCATATAGTTGTCAATTTACTAAGAGAAATcgaaaatttaaaactagAAAATTCAGAACTAAGAgcaaaattgaaaaatttttaccTTTGCAATGGCGCTACTATTCCACTGGATGCTGGTGTTGTAAACCACTCCAATTATCATTTCTATTACAGCTCTCCTTATACTTCACCTGTACACTCCAGAAGACCCAGCAGCAGTAATGCTAGCATCAACAGTAGTTCCTTTAACTTCAATGGCAACAACAATACAAATGCAGATGCcttaaatacaaataatcaAAGCTCTAAAATCGGTAGTTTTAGTTCGAATGGTTGTACTGCTAACACCAGTCGAAGCAATAGTGTGGTTAGCAATAACAgtaacttttttctcttaGATACACCAGCCAGTAGCAACCACGCTCACAGCACTACTAGCAGTACAACTTCTGCCAGCAATAATCTATATGTTGGTTATAATGCTAATGGTGGCAGTGCCAATGGCATGAAATTTTCAAACACAAATTCTGCCAATATCAATACATTTTATTCTCCTAACCCTGGGGCTAGTACTTTAAATAACATCAATGGCAGTTCGTGCTTACATAGAAAGAGGCATTCGATTGCATGTATTCACgctaaagaaaaataa